From Gimesia panareensis, the proteins below share one genomic window:
- a CDS encoding YeiH family protein — MQDTPSAPEPEQNDDIVVAAPRRPIWSEMKTAEDWWAIWIGGSLLVICFLAMYFSLPADFAEQVKTAEAAGEKVSVHSPLKPWLAKPGSWKDNPLDSLFPAEKSSLLLPIGVVFAVSLIVFSIGVTVMGQKTVPFAVGFVAVFLLATLAYILTGQAVVKSYNLEYALWALMIGLIISNTIGTPEWIKPALKTELYIKSGLVIMGAGVLLNRLLILGLPGIYVAWVVTPVVLISTYFFGQKFLKMESRSLNMVISADMSVCGVSAAIATAASCKAKKEELSFAIGLSLTFTVFMMIALPAVIKAVGMDPILGGAWMGGTIDATGAVAAAGNMLGPEAEQAAVTIKMIQNILIGVTAFGVAVYWVSCVEGKESGIKPDAWEIWYRFPKFVLGFIAASAIFSLLYVTLPGGDSVIPAMTKESSKVFRGWFFCLAFVSIGLETNFRELAKFLKGGKPLILYVCGQSLNLILTLLMAWLMFNVFYKDVVNQVFNK; from the coding sequence ATGCAAGATACTCCCTCCGCTCCTGAGCCCGAACAGAATGATGATATCGTCGTCGCGGCTCCCCGACGCCCGATCTGGTCTGAAATGAAAACCGCTGAAGACTGGTGGGCGATCTGGATTGGTGGATCTCTGCTGGTGATCTGCTTTCTGGCAATGTATTTTTCGCTGCCAGCCGATTTTGCCGAGCAGGTTAAGACAGCGGAAGCGGCCGGCGAAAAAGTGAGCGTGCACAGTCCATTGAAACCCTGGCTGGCCAAGCCGGGCTCCTGGAAGGATAATCCGCTGGACTCGCTGTTTCCCGCTGAGAAGTCAAGCCTGCTGCTGCCCATCGGCGTGGTCTTTGCGGTCAGTCTGATCGTATTTTCGATCGGGGTGACTGTCATGGGCCAGAAAACAGTTCCGTTTGCCGTTGGTTTTGTGGCGGTATTTCTACTGGCCACACTGGCCTATATTCTGACCGGGCAGGCGGTGGTCAAAAGTTATAACCTGGAGTATGCGCTGTGGGCCCTGATGATCGGTTTGATCATCAGTAACACGATTGGTACGCCGGAGTGGATCAAGCCGGCCCTCAAAACGGAACTTTATATCAAGTCGGGCCTGGTGATTATGGGTGCCGGCGTACTGCTGAACCGCCTGTTGATTCTGGGTCTGCCCGGTATCTATGTGGCCTGGGTCGTGACGCCGGTCGTACTGATCAGTACTTACTTTTTCGGGCAGAAATTCCTGAAGATGGAATCCCGTTCGCTGAACATGGTGATCTCGGCGGATATGTCGGTCTGCGGTGTGTCGGCTGCGATTGCTACGGCTGCTTCCTGTAAGGCGAAAAAGGAAGAGCTTTCGTTTGCCATCGGACTGTCGCTGACCTTTACGGTGTTCATGATGATTGCGTTGCCGGCTGTGATTAAAGCAGTGGGCATGGACCCGATCCTGGGGGGTGCCTGGATGGGCGGAACCATCGATGCCACCGGGGCGGTCGCTGCCGCCGGTAATATGCTGGGACCGGAAGCAGAACAGGCCGCTGTGACCATCAAGATGATTCAGAATATTCTCATCGGCGTGACCGCATTTGGCGTGGCCGTCTACTGGGTCAGTTGCGTGGAAGGGAAGGAATCGGGCATTAAACCGGATGCCTGGGAAATCTGGTACCGCTTTCCCAAGTTCGTGCTGGGCTTCATTGCGGCTTCTGCCATCTTCTCGCTCTTGTACGTGACGCTTCCCGGAGGGGACTCCGTCATACCGGCAATGACGAAAGAATCGTCCAAGGTGTTCCGCGGCTGGTTCTTCTGTCTGGCCTTTGTCAGTATCGGCCTGGAAACCAACTTCCGCGAACTGGCCAAGTTCCTCAAAGGGGGCAAGCCGCTGATTCTGTATGTCTGCGGTCAATCCCTGAACCTGATTCTCACGCTGCTGATGGCATGGCTGATGTTCAATGTCTTCTACAAAGACGTCGTCAATCAGGTCTTCAACAAGTAG
- the argF gene encoding ornithine carbamoyltransferase, with protein sequence MRHLVTLNDLESSEITEIFALAQELKDKRKQGERPQLLQGYTMTQLFEKPSLRTRLSFESAMWELGGGSSFFTCKEAGLDGRESIEDVARVIGRFSDVITMRTFSHELIEQFSRNAGTPVINALSDLSHPCQALTDLFTMQELLGDLTQQKLVYVGDGNNVAYSLANCCAKLNVPFVVSSPEGFELCSDLVATIKKTYPSVQLELEADPQKAVADATVIYTDVWASMGQEAETEKRKQIFAAYQVTESLMAAAGKQCRFMHCLPAKRGLEVTDEVVDCDQSIVFDQAENRKHLAKGLLVWLLQQSS encoded by the coding sequence ATGAGGCATTTAGTCACTTTAAACGACCTGGAATCGTCCGAAATTACTGAGATCTTTGCTCTGGCTCAGGAGCTGAAAGACAAGCGGAAGCAGGGGGAACGTCCTCAACTGCTGCAGGGATATACCATGACTCAGTTGTTTGAAAAACCCTCTCTCCGCACCCGCCTCAGTTTTGAGTCGGCCATGTGGGAACTGGGCGGCGGTTCCAGCTTCTTCACCTGCAAGGAAGCGGGCCTCGATGGTCGGGAATCGATCGAAGATGTCGCCCGGGTGATCGGTCGTTTTTCCGATGTGATTACCATGCGAACCTTCTCTCACGAACTGATCGAACAGTTCTCCCGGAATGCAGGAACCCCTGTAATCAATGCGTTGTCTGATCTGAGCCATCCCTGCCAGGCGTTGACCGACCTGTTTACGATGCAGGAACTGCTCGGCGATCTGACCCAACAGAAACTGGTCTACGTGGGAGACGGAAATAACGTCGCTTATTCTCTGGCCAACTGTTGTGCCAAACTGAATGTGCCATTTGTCGTCTCTTCTCCGGAAGGTTTTGAACTCTGCTCCGACCTGGTGGCAACGATCAAGAAAACTTATCCTTCCGTGCAATTAGAGTTGGAAGCGGATCCTCAGAAGGCGGTCGCTGATGCCACGGTAATCTACACCGATGTCTGGGCCAGCATGGGACAGGAAGCTGAAACCGAAAAACGCAAGCAGATCTTCGCCGCCTATCAGGTGACCGAAAGCCTGATGGCAGCTGCCGGGAAACAGTGTCGCTTCATGCACTGTCTGCCCGCCAAGCGGGGACTGGAAGTGACGGACGAAGTCGTCGACTGTGACCAGAGCATCGTCTTCGACCAGGCGGAGAACCGCAAGCACCTGGCGAAAGGCCTTTTGGTCTGGCTGTTACAACAGTCATCCTGA
- a CDS encoding aspartate aminotransferase family protein encodes MSVTGHASSQETIALFDKYVIPNYGRYPISLVRGEGSYVWDAEGNRYLDLFPGWGCNILGYCPEPVVSAIQDQVSRLIHVPNTWYTEAQGRFAEFLCTRSFGKAFFCNSGAEANEGALKLARLHYDGKRPKIITCENGFHGRTFAAVTATAQPKYHAGLGPLVAGFRYAPFNDLEAIASLVDDETCAIMVEPVQGEGGVNVPDQDYLAGLRKIADEANCLLIFDEVQTSMGRTGTWFGYQQWNVQPDIMTMAKGIAGGVAAGALIATDEVAPSLRPGMHASTFGGNPLAMAAGLATGQMIEDQNLLDNCQAMSNKFQQFFEQLQDELPIIREVRVKGMMIGVDLNIPSAPAVGKCMERGLLINATHDTVVRLLPALNVTAEQVEEGCELIATVLREMAEEA; translated from the coding sequence GTGTCAGTAACGGGACATGCCAGTAGTCAGGAAACGATTGCCCTCTTCGACAAGTATGTGATCCCCAATTATGGTCGTTACCCCATCAGTCTGGTACGCGGCGAGGGGAGCTATGTCTGGGACGCTGAAGGCAACCGCTACCTCGACCTGTTTCCCGGCTGGGGCTGTAACATCCTGGGCTATTGTCCCGAACCGGTCGTCTCTGCGATTCAGGACCAGGTTTCCCGGCTGATTCATGTTCCCAATACCTGGTACACCGAAGCCCAGGGACGCTTTGCTGAATTCCTCTGTACCCGGAGTTTCGGGAAAGCCTTCTTCTGCAACAGTGGTGCGGAAGCCAACGAAGGCGCACTCAAGCTGGCCCGCCTGCACTATGATGGTAAACGGCCCAAGATCATCACCTGCGAAAACGGTTTCCACGGGCGAACCTTCGCTGCCGTCACCGCGACGGCCCAGCCCAAGTATCACGCCGGTCTGGGACCGCTGGTCGCCGGGTTCCGCTATGCCCCCTTTAATGACCTGGAAGCGATCGCCAGCCTCGTCGACGATGAGACCTGTGCCATCATGGTCGAGCCGGTGCAGGGCGAAGGGGGCGTCAACGTTCCCGATCAGGACTATCTCGCCGGTCTGCGGAAGATCGCCGACGAAGCGAACTGCCTGCTGATCTTTGACGAAGTGCAGACCAGCATGGGCCGCACCGGAACCTGGTTCGGATATCAGCAGTGGAACGTACAGCCGGATATCATGACGATGGCCAAAGGGATCGCCGGCGGTGTTGCTGCCGGAGCTCTGATTGCCACTGATGAAGTCGCCCCCAGCCTGCGGCCCGGCATGCATGCCAGCACCTTCGGGGGCAATCCCCTGGCGATGGCAGCTGGTCTCGCGACCGGTCAGATGATCGAAGATCAGAACCTGCTGGACAACTGCCAGGCCATGTCGAATAAGTTCCAGCAGTTCTTTGAACAACTCCAGGATGAGCTGCCCATCATCCGTGAGGTCCGCGTCAAAGGCATGATGATCGGCGTCGATCTTAATATCCCCTCTGCACCCGCCGTCGGAAAATGTATGGAACGCGGTCTGTTGATCAACGCGACGCACGATACCGTCGTCCGCCTGCTGCCGGCTCTGAACGTCACTGCCGAACAGGTCGAAGAAGGCTGCGAACTGATCGCGACTGTCCTGCGGGAAATGGCCGAAGAAGCATAA
- the hemB gene encoding porphobilinogen synthase yields the protein MYPQVRMRRNRRTDWSRRLVSENQLSVNDLIWPVFIQEGANQKIEIPSMPGVHRLTIDHLVEQAAAAAELQIPALALFPATDPAKKTEGGEEAYNPENLVCRAVRALKEQNLNMGILCDVALDPYTSHGQDGLVKDGYVVNDETIDVLCKQSVVQAEAGCDIIAPSDMMDGRIGAIREALDEAGYQHVQIMAYAAKYASAFYGPFRDAVGSGTNLGTGDKRTYQMDPANSDEAMREVGLDISEGADMVMVKPGMPYLDIVRRVKAEFEVPTYAYQVSGEFAMISAAAQNGWLDRQKCMLESLLCFKRAGADGVLTYFAKEVAEILQAG from the coding sequence ATGTATCCACAGGTGCGTATGCGGCGAAATCGTCGAACCGACTGGTCTCGACGCCTGGTTTCCGAGAATCAGCTTTCTGTGAATGATCTGATCTGGCCTGTCTTTATACAGGAAGGCGCGAATCAGAAAATAGAGATTCCTTCCATGCCGGGAGTCCACCGGTTGACGATAGATCATCTGGTAGAACAGGCGGCAGCTGCAGCCGAGCTGCAGATCCCCGCGCTGGCACTCTTTCCCGCGACCGACCCGGCGAAGAAAACCGAAGGGGGAGAAGAAGCATATAATCCGGAAAACCTGGTCTGCCGGGCGGTACGTGCTTTGAAAGAGCAGAACCTCAACATGGGCATCCTCTGTGATGTGGCCCTCGATCCCTATACCAGCCATGGACAGGATGGTCTTGTTAAAGACGGTTACGTCGTCAACGATGAAACCATCGATGTGCTCTGTAAACAGTCCGTGGTGCAGGCGGAAGCGGGGTGCGATATTATCGCACCCTCCGACATGATGGATGGCCGCATCGGGGCCATTCGCGAAGCCCTCGACGAAGCCGGTTATCAGCACGTGCAGATCATGGCTTACGCGGCCAAATATGCCTCTGCCTTTTACGGTCCCTTCCGTGATGCCGTCGGTTCCGGAACCAACCTGGGAACGGGGGACAAGCGGACCTATCAGATGGACCCGGCCAACAGCGACGAAGCGATGCGGGAAGTCGGACTGGATATCAGCGAAGGGGCCGATATGGTGATGGTCAAACCGGGGATGCCCTACCTGGATATTGTCCGCCGCGTCAAAGCCGAATTCGAAGTCCCCACCTATGCCTATCAGGTCAGTGGCGAGTTCGCGATGATCTCCGCAGCCGCTCAGAACGGCTGGCTGGATCGGCAGAAATGCATGCTCGAGAGCCTGCTCTGTTTCAAGCGGGCTGGCGCCGATGGGGTCTTAACCTATTTTGCTAAAGAAGTTGCGGAAATCCTCCAGGCTGGATAA